The Ensifer adhaerens genome contains a region encoding:
- a CDS encoding 3-ketoacyl-ACP reductase, with the protein MTSSTRPVAIVTGGRRGIGLGVARALAREGFDIALTGLGAADATTAQTLSELSGDHGRAIYIEANLADISGHAATVERVRAELGPIRCLVNNAGIASVMRGDFLDLLPENFDTIVATNLRGTVFFTQAVLVSMLTDPADVAPRSIINITSVSATMTSPERLDYCMTKAGLAAFSQGLALRLANTGISVFEIRPGIIRSDMTAGVSAKYDGLIDGGLVPMRRWGEPDDIGNIAAGLAGGKFAFATGSVIQADGGLSIGRL; encoded by the coding sequence ATGACGTCATCGACGCGCCCCGTCGCCATCGTCACCGGCGGCCGCCGCGGCATCGGTCTCGGCGTCGCCCGTGCGCTCGCCCGCGAGGGCTTCGATATTGCGCTCACCGGCCTCGGTGCGGCGGACGCGACGACCGCCCAGACGCTGTCGGAACTTTCCGGCGACCACGGCCGGGCGATCTACATCGAAGCGAACCTTGCCGATATCAGCGGCCATGCGGCGACTGTCGAGCGTGTTCGCGCCGAGCTCGGTCCGATCCGCTGCCTCGTCAACAATGCCGGCATCGCCTCGGTGATGCGGGGTGATTTCCTCGATCTGCTGCCGGAAAATTTCGACACGATCGTCGCCACCAACCTGCGGGGAACGGTATTCTTCACCCAGGCCGTGCTCGTCTCGATGCTGACGGATCCGGCTGATGTAGCACCGCGGTCGATCATCAACATCACCTCGGTTTCGGCAACGATGACGTCGCCCGAGCGGCTCGACTATTGCATGACCAAGGCCGGCCTTGCCGCCTTCAGCCAGGGGCTGGCGCTCAGGCTTGCCAATACCGGCATCTCGGTTTTCGAGATCCGGCCGGGTATCATCCGCTCCGACATGACCGCCGGCGTCTCGGCGAAATACGATGGCTTGATTGACGGCGGGTTGGTGCCGATGCGGCGCTGGGGCGAGCCCGATGACATCGGCAATATCGCGGCCGGGCTTGCCGGCGGCAAATTCGCCTTTGCCACCGGCTCGGTCATCCAGGCGGATGGCGGGCTTTCGATCGGCCGTCTCTAG
- a CDS encoding FAD-dependent oxidoreductase encodes MQEQPDIVIIGSGIGGSTLAAGLAGSGARIAILERGDRLPDTPEARSYSSIFVKGHFRPREMWREPDGTEFNPGNFYFVGGNSKLFGAVLLRYRAEDFTEMQHLGGVSPAWPFPYEELEPWYGKAEQLFEVRGELGDDPTEPFHSSPYTFGPVPDEPAIARARAELKAQGLNPATLPLGVDIDAWLAGGRTPWDGFPNTGNGKMDAETASLASALKDPNIELITSAHVDTLEAGPGGRIEAIHYTHRGEKKKLSPKLVILSAGAINSAAILLRSGDGKGLANASDQVGRNFMNHNCSAMLAINPFKRNDSIYQKTLMLNDYYLTGSRDGLPLGNVQLLGKINGDILKANAPLWAPRFAFDFMAGHAVDWYMMTEDLPNPESRIMVDGNGIIMQWRRSNMEALSGLEAKMRAHFKAAGYPIVLSQAFDKRTPSHQCGTVRMGKDPKHAPLDTYCRAYDHPNLFVVDASFLPTSAAVNPALTVAAQALRVADHIATREFRS; translated from the coding sequence ATGCAGGAGCAGCCGGACATCGTCATTATCGGGTCGGGGATCGGCGGCTCCACGCTTGCGGCGGGGCTTGCCGGCTCCGGCGCCCGCATCGCCATCCTCGAGCGTGGCGACCGCCTGCCCGATACGCCGGAGGCGCGCAGCTACAGCTCGATCTTCGTCAAGGGCCACTTCCGCCCGAGGGAGATGTGGCGCGAACCCGACGGCACCGAGTTCAACCCCGGAAACTTCTACTTCGTCGGCGGCAATTCCAAGCTCTTCGGTGCGGTGCTCCTGCGATACCGGGCCGAAGATTTCACCGAGATGCAGCATCTCGGCGGCGTTTCGCCGGCGTGGCCTTTCCCTTACGAGGAGCTGGAGCCCTGGTACGGCAAGGCCGAGCAGCTGTTCGAGGTGCGCGGCGAATTGGGCGACGACCCGACGGAGCCGTTCCACAGCTCGCCTTACACTTTCGGCCCGGTGCCGGACGAGCCGGCGATTGCGCGGGCCCGTGCAGAGCTGAAGGCGCAGGGGCTCAATCCGGCAACGCTGCCGCTCGGCGTCGACATCGACGCCTGGCTTGCCGGCGGGCGCACGCCCTGGGACGGGTTTCCGAACACCGGCAACGGCAAGATGGACGCTGAAACCGCATCGCTCGCTTCCGCACTGAAGGATCCCAATATCGAGCTGATCACCTCGGCGCATGTCGACACGCTGGAGGCGGGACCCGGCGGCCGGATCGAGGCGATCCACTACACCCACAGGGGCGAGAAGAAGAAGCTGTCGCCGAAGCTGGTAATCCTGTCGGCGGGCGCGATCAATTCGGCCGCCATCCTCTTGCGGTCCGGCGACGGCAAGGGGCTCGCCAACGCCTCCGACCAGGTCGGCCGCAACTTCATGAACCACAATTGCAGCGCCATGCTGGCAATCAACCCGTTCAAGCGCAACGACAGCATCTACCAGAAGACGCTGATGCTGAACGACTATTACCTCACCGGCAGCAGGGATGGCCTGCCGCTCGGCAACGTCCAGCTGCTCGGCAAGATCAACGGCGACATCCTCAAGGCCAATGCGCCCCTCTGGGCGCCGCGGTTTGCCTTCGATTTCATGGCCGGCCATGCGGTCGACTGGTACATGATGACGGAGGACCTGCCGAACCCGGAAAGCCGCATCATGGTCGACGGCAACGGCATCATCATGCAGTGGCGACGCTCGAACATGGAGGCGCTGTCCGGGCTCGAAGCGAAGATGCGCGCGCATTTCAAGGCAGCCGGCTATCCGATCGTGCTGTCCCAGGCTTTCGACAAACGCACGCCGTCACACCAGTGCGGCACGGTGCGGATGGGCAAAGACCCGAAGCATGCGCCGCTCGACACCTACTGTCGCGCCTACGACCACCCGAACCTCTTCGTCGTCGACGCGAGCTTCCTGCCGACATCGGCGGCCGTCAATCCGGCGCTGACCGTTGCTGCCCAGGCGCTCAGGGTCGCCGACCATATCGCCACTAGGGAGTTTCGATCATGA
- a CDS encoding ABC transporter ATP-binding protein: MSFLKISNLRKSYGSLEILKDINLEIEEGGFLVLVGPSGCGKSTLLNTIAGLEPITSGEIAINGRSVADLHPSKRDIAMVFQSYALYPNMTVAGNIAFGMEIRGVPKEEREKAIKQVSEMLQIGHLLDRKPSQLSGGQRQRVAMGRALVRNPQVFLFDEPLSNLDAKLRVDMRTEIKRLHNRMKTTIVYVTHDQIEAMTLATKIAVLKDGVLQQFGTPAEIYNNPANMFVADFMGSPAMNLLTARIEKSGSDIAVTLTRPNAEPLKLAVPQANGALSAYAGKDVVFGIRPEALTDPDGADRNAKVVAEGECLIEVVEPAGSDTFAVTRLGGKEIVARLRADARIAPGQTSRLAFNLDKAVFFDPQSQQRIA, translated from the coding sequence ATGTCTTTCTTGAAAATCAGCAACCTGCGCAAATCCTATGGCTCGCTCGAGATCCTGAAGGATATCAACCTGGAGATCGAAGAAGGCGGCTTCCTGGTGCTGGTCGGCCCCTCCGGCTGCGGCAAGTCCACACTTCTCAACACCATTGCCGGTCTGGAGCCGATCACATCGGGCGAGATCGCCATCAACGGTCGCTCGGTTGCCGATCTGCATCCCTCGAAGCGCGACATCGCCATGGTGTTCCAGTCCTACGCGCTCTACCCGAACATGACGGTTGCCGGAAACATCGCCTTCGGCATGGAAATCCGCGGCGTGCCGAAGGAGGAGCGCGAAAAGGCGATCAAGCAGGTCTCGGAAATGCTGCAGATCGGCCATCTGCTCGATCGCAAGCCGAGCCAGCTCTCGGGCGGCCAGCGCCAGCGCGTCGCCATGGGCCGAGCGCTGGTGCGCAACCCGCAGGTCTTCCTGTTCGACGAGCCGCTCTCCAACCTCGACGCAAAGCTGCGCGTCGACATGCGCACCGAAATCAAGCGGCTGCACAACCGCATGAAGACGACGATCGTCTACGTGACCCACGACCAGATCGAGGCGATGACGCTGGCGACCAAGATCGCGGTGCTGAAGGACGGCGTGCTGCAGCAGTTCGGGACGCCGGCCGAGATCTACAACAACCCGGCCAACATGTTCGTCGCCGACTTCATGGGCTCGCCGGCGATGAACCTGCTGACGGCGCGGATCGAAAAGAGCGGCTCCGACATTGCGGTCACGCTGACGCGTCCGAATGCCGAGCCGCTGAAGCTTGCGGTGCCTCAGGCCAACGGCGCACTGTCTGCCTATGCCGGCAAGGACGTCGTCTTCGGCATCCGTCCGGAAGCGCTGACCGATCCTGATGGCGCCGACCGCAATGCCAAGGTGGTCGCCGAGGGCGAGTGCCTGATCGAGGTGGTCGAGCCGGCCGGCTCCGATACCTTTGCGGTCACCCGTCTCGGCGGCAAGGAAATCGTTGCCCGGCTGAGAGCCGATGCCCGCATCGCGCCCGGGCAGACCTCGCGCCTTGCCTTCAATCTCGACAAGGCGGTGTTCTTCGATCCGCAGAGCCAGCAGCGGATCGCGTAA
- a CDS encoding ABC transporter substrate-binding protein yields MTTTAVVALMMAATAARAAENVEVLHWWTSGGEAAALDVLKKDLESKGITWTDMPVAGGGGTEAMTVLRARVTAGNAPTAVQMLGFDILDWAKEGALGNLDETASKEGWDKVIPTALQQFSKYDGHWIAAPVNVHSTNWVWINKAALDKAGGKEPTNWDELVALLDNFKAQGITPIAHGGQPWQDATIFDAVVLSLGTDFYKQAFIDLDPAALGGDKMKEAFDRMTKLRSYVDDNFSGRDWNLASAMVIENKAGLQFMGDWAKGEFLKAKKVPGTDFVCMRFPGTQGSVTFNSDQFAMFKVADDKVPAQLAMASAIESPTFQSAFNVVKGSVPARTDVPDTDFDACGKKGIKDLAEANTNGKLFGSMAHGHANPAAVKNAIYDVVTREFNGELTSEEAVKELVSAVEAAK; encoded by the coding sequence ATGACGACGACGGCCGTTGTGGCGCTGATGATGGCGGCCACCGCCGCGCGCGCAGCCGAAAATGTGGAAGTTCTGCACTGGTGGACATCCGGTGGCGAAGCCGCCGCACTCGACGTTCTGAAGAAGGACCTGGAAAGCAAGGGCATCACCTGGACCGACATGCCGGTTGCCGGCGGTGGCGGTACGGAAGCGATGACGGTTCTGCGCGCTCGCGTCACCGCAGGCAACGCTCCGACCGCCGTGCAGATGCTCGGCTTCGACATTCTCGACTGGGCCAAGGAAGGCGCACTCGGCAACCTCGACGAGACCGCTTCCAAGGAAGGCTGGGACAAGGTGATCCCGACCGCCCTGCAGCAATTCTCGAAGTATGACGGCCACTGGATCGCAGCGCCGGTCAACGTGCATTCGACCAACTGGGTCTGGATCAACAAGGCCGCCCTCGACAAGGCTGGCGGCAAGGAGCCGACCAACTGGGACGAACTGGTTGCCCTGCTCGACAACTTCAAGGCCCAGGGGATCACCCCGATCGCCCATGGCGGCCAGCCCTGGCAGGATGCGACGATCTTCGACGCCGTCGTGCTTTCGCTCGGCACCGACTTCTACAAGCAGGCTTTCATCGATCTCGACCCGGCAGCGCTCGGCGGCGACAAGATGAAGGAAGCCTTCGACCGCATGACGAAGCTGCGCTCCTATGTCGACGACAACTTCTCGGGCCGTGACTGGAACCTCGCCTCCGCCATGGTCATAGAGAACAAGGCCGGCCTGCAGTTCATGGGCGACTGGGCCAAGGGCGAATTCCTGAAGGCCAAGAAGGTGCCGGGCACCGATTTCGTCTGCATGCGCTTCCCGGGTACGCAAGGGTCCGTGACCTTCAACTCCGACCAGTTCGCGATGTTCAAGGTTGCCGACGACAAGGTTCCGGCCCAGCTCGCCATGGCTTCGGCGATCGAAAGCCCGACCTTCCAGTCGGCCTTCAACGTGGTCAAGGGCTCGGTCCCGGCCCGCACCGACGTTCCGGACACGGACTTCGACGCCTGCGGCAAGAAGGGCATCAAGGACCTGGCAGAGGCCAACACCAACGGCAAGCTCTTCGGCTCCATGGCCCATGGCCATGCCAACCCGGCTGCCGTGAAGAACGCGATCTACGACGTCGTGACGCGCGAGTTCAACGGCGAACTGACGTCCGAAGAGGCCGTCAAGGAACTGGTCTCGGCCGTCGAGGCCGCGAAGTAA
- a CDS encoding GMC family oxidoreductase, protein MSYDYIITGAGPAGCVLANRLSEDPSVRVLLLEAGGGDWNPLFHMPAGFAKMTKGVASWGWETVPQKHMKGRVLRYTQAKVIGGGSSINAQLYTRGNAADYDLWASEDGCTGWDYRSVLPYFKRSEDNQRFADDYHAYGGPLGVSMPTAALPICDAYIRAGQELGIPYNHDFNGRQQAGVGFYQLTQRNRRRSSASLAYLSPIKDRRNLTVRTGARVARIVLEGTRAVGVEVVTGKGSEIIRAEREVLVTSGAIGSPKLLLQSGIGPADHLKSVGVAVKHDLPGVGGNLQDHLDLFVISECTGDHTYDGVAKLHRTLWAGLQYVLFRSGPVASSLFETGGFWYADPNARSPDIQFHLGLGSGIEAGVEKLKNAGVTLNSAYLHPRSRGTVRLSSSDPAAAPLIDPNYWEDPHDRRMSIEGLKIAREIMQQAALKPFVLAERLPGNSVVSDEQFFDYGCANAKTDHHPVGTCKMGTDAMAVVGLDLKVRGLEGLRVCDSSVMPRVPSCNTNGPTIMMGEKGADIIRERQPLPPAIFAHERNDSRPRARADIR, encoded by the coding sequence ATGAGCTACGACTACATCATCACCGGCGCCGGCCCGGCCGGCTGCGTTCTCGCCAATCGCCTCTCCGAGGATCCATCGGTCCGTGTCCTTTTGCTGGAGGCCGGTGGCGGCGACTGGAATCCGCTGTTTCATATGCCGGCCGGTTTTGCCAAGATGACCAAGGGCGTTGCCAGCTGGGGCTGGGAGACCGTGCCGCAGAAGCACATGAAGGGCAGGGTGCTACGCTATACCCAGGCCAAGGTCATCGGTGGTGGCTCGTCGATCAATGCCCAGCTCTATACCCGCGGGAACGCCGCCGACTACGACCTCTGGGCGTCCGAAGACGGCTGCACCGGCTGGGACTATCGCAGCGTGCTTCCCTATTTCAAGCGCTCAGAAGACAACCAGCGCTTTGCCGACGACTATCACGCCTATGGCGGCCCGCTCGGTGTCTCGATGCCCACGGCGGCGCTGCCGATCTGCGACGCCTATATCCGCGCCGGTCAGGAACTCGGCATTCCCTACAATCACGATTTCAACGGTCGCCAGCAGGCGGGCGTCGGCTTCTATCAGCTCACCCAGCGCAATCGCCGCCGCTCGAGCGCATCGCTTGCCTATCTTTCGCCGATCAAGGATCGCCGCAATCTGACGGTTCGCACCGGCGCGCGCGTGGCGCGGATCGTGCTTGAGGGTACACGTGCCGTCGGCGTCGAAGTCGTCACCGGCAAGGGCAGCGAGATCATCCGGGCGGAGCGCGAGGTGCTGGTAACTTCCGGCGCCATCGGTTCACCCAAGCTCTTGTTGCAGTCCGGCATTGGGCCTGCCGATCACCTGAAATCGGTGGGTGTCGCGGTAAAACATGACCTACCGGGTGTCGGCGGCAACCTGCAGGATCACCTCGATCTCTTTGTCATTTCCGAATGCACCGGCGACCACACGTATGACGGCGTCGCAAAACTCCATCGTACGCTATGGGCTGGCCTGCAATACGTGCTCTTCCGCTCGGGCCCGGTGGCGTCGTCGCTGTTTGAGACCGGTGGCTTCTGGTATGCCGATCCGAACGCCCGCTCGCCCGATATCCAGTTCCATCTCGGTCTCGGCTCGGGCATCGAGGCGGGCGTCGAAAAGCTGAAGAATGCCGGCGTGACGCTGAACTCCGCCTATCTGCATCCGCGCTCGCGCGGAACGGTGCGGCTTTCCTCCTCCGATCCGGCGGCAGCGCCGCTGATCGATCCCAACTACTGGGAGGATCCGCATGATCGCAGGATGTCGATCGAAGGCCTGAAGATCGCCCGCGAGATCATGCAGCAGGCGGCGCTAAAGCCCTTCGTGCTGGCGGAGCGCCTGCCGGGCAATTCGGTCGTCAGCGACGAGCAGTTCTTCGACTACGGCTGCGCCAACGCCAAGACCGACCATCACCCCGTCGGCACCTGCAAGATGGGCACGGACGCGATGGCGGTGGTCGGGCTCGATCTCAAGGTGCGTGGCCTTGAAGGCCTGCGCGTCTGCGACAGCTCGGTGATGCCGCGCGTTCCCTCTTGCAACACCAACGGGCCGACGATCATGATGGGGGAGAAGGGCGCCGACATCATCCGCGAGCGCCAGCCCCTGCCGCCGGCGATCTTCGCCCACGAACGCAACGACAGCCGCCCGCGCGCCCGCGCCGATATCCGTTGA
- a CDS encoding LacI family transcriptional regulator: MADPSKPAHAEDIGSAVKRGKPTLRTIAEITGLAVTTVSRALSDAPQISLDTRKRVREVADEIGYSPDRAAQRLKTGRTNVIGVLLDPHEEILGYGTSIMSGIAKALQGTAYHLIVMPNFLNSTNVEAVNYITRNAMADGLIFSRTEPLDPRVRLLSDLGFPFVTHGRTELSTPHPYVDYDNFTFSYQATKRLIAKGRRKPALISGPADFTFAGHLQHGFMTAVREAGCAYEILSGIDLDSPAGAIRDRVRQRYAEPDPPDSFMCGGEVCALATITGMSDCGLTLGREYDIVAKQTSHLLSAIQPQVETIYEDLTATGEDMGRVLLQKIGGESDVSKLQLLLCPQIPSSFGAAG, from the coding sequence TTGGCCGATCCCTCCAAGCCCGCCCACGCCGAAGACATTGGTTCTGCCGTCAAGCGCGGCAAGCCGACCCTTCGCACGATCGCGGAAATCACCGGCCTTGCGGTCACCACCGTTTCGCGTGCCCTTTCCGATGCGCCGCAGATCTCGCTCGATACCCGCAAGCGAGTGCGCGAGGTCGCAGACGAGATCGGCTATTCGCCCGACCGCGCCGCCCAGCGCCTGAAGACCGGCCGCACCAATGTCATCGGCGTGCTGCTCGACCCGCACGAGGAAATCCTCGGCTACGGCACCTCGATCATGAGTGGCATCGCCAAGGCACTTCAGGGCACGGCCTACCACCTGATCGTCATGCCGAACTTCCTGAACTCGACCAATGTCGAAGCGGTCAACTACATCACCCGCAACGCGATGGCCGATGGCCTGATCTTCTCGCGCACGGAACCGCTCGATCCCCGGGTCCGATTGCTGTCCGATCTCGGCTTTCCCTTCGTCACCCATGGGCGCACGGAGCTTTCCACCCCACATCCCTATGTCGACTACGACAACTTCACCTTTTCCTACCAGGCGACGAAGCGCCTGATCGCCAAGGGCAGGCGCAAGCCCGCACTGATCAGTGGCCCCGCCGATTTCACCTTTGCCGGCCATCTTCAGCACGGCTTCATGACCGCCGTGCGCGAGGCGGGCTGCGCCTACGAAATCCTCTCGGGCATCGATCTCGACAGCCCGGCAGGCGCCATCCGCGACCGCGTGCGCCAGCGCTATGCCGAGCCCGATCCGCCGGACAGTTTCATGTGCGGCGGCGAAGTCTGCGCGCTCGCAACCATCACCGGCATGAGCGATTGCGGGCTGACGCTCGGACGCGAATACGACATCGTCGCCAAGCAGACCTCGCATCTCCTGAGCGCCATCCAGCCGCAGGTCGAGACGATCTACGAGGACCTGACGGCGACCGGCGAGGACATGGGCCGGGTGCTCCTGCAGAAGATCGGCGGAGAAAGCGACGTCAGCAAGCTGCAGCTGCTGCTCTGTCCGCAGATCCCATCGAGCTTCGGCGCGGCCGGCTGA
- a CDS encoding aldehyde dehydrogenase family protein, with translation MTVLVKPKPIEGQKVRAFQMLIDGKWVDSAEGRTIERVAPGHGVVVSRYQAGTKADAEKAIAAARRAFDEGTWPRMTASQRSLVLLRAADIIAERADELAYLDAIESGKPISQAKGELGGAADIWRYAAALARDLHGESYNTLGDGTLGVVLREAIGVVSIITPWNFPFLIVSQKLPFALAAGCTTVVKPSELTSASTLLLGEILEAAGVPAGVVNIITGTGPEVGAPMTTHPDVDMVSFTGSTGVGRLTMANAAQTLKKVSLELGGKNPQIVFPDANLDEFIDAAVFGAYFNAGECCNAGSRLILHRDIADEVTRRIAELSAKVKVGDPLNPETQVGAIITPQHLEKIASYVSAASKDGAAVAHGGTALDLGMGQFMAPTILSSVRPDMAVAREEVFGPVLSVLTFETTEEAIGIANAIDYGLSAGVWSRDFDTCLTIGRRVRAGTIWMNTFMDGASELPFGGYRQSGLGRELGRHSVEDYTETKTLNMHMGPRTGWWMPR, from the coding sequence ATGACCGTGCTCGTGAAACCCAAGCCGATCGAGGGCCAAAAGGTTCGCGCCTTCCAGATGCTGATCGACGGCAAATGGGTGGACAGCGCCGAGGGCCGTACGATCGAGCGCGTGGCGCCGGGCCACGGCGTCGTCGTCAGCCGCTATCAGGCGGGCACCAAGGCCGACGCCGAAAAAGCGATTGCTGCCGCACGCCGTGCCTTCGACGAGGGCACCTGGCCGCGCATGACCGCTTCGCAGCGTTCGCTGGTGCTTTTGCGCGCAGCCGATATCATTGCCGAGCGCGCCGATGAGCTTGCCTATCTCGATGCGATCGAATCCGGCAAGCCGATCAGCCAAGCCAAGGGCGAACTCGGCGGTGCCGCCGATATCTGGCGCTACGCCGCGGCTCTCGCCCGCGATCTGCATGGCGAAAGCTACAACACGCTCGGTGACGGTACACTTGGCGTCGTGCTGCGCGAGGCGATCGGTGTCGTCTCGATCATCACGCCCTGGAATTTCCCGTTCCTGATCGTCAGCCAGAAGCTGCCCTTTGCGCTGGCCGCTGGCTGCACCACTGTCGTCAAGCCGTCCGAGCTGACCTCGGCCTCGACGCTGCTGCTCGGTGAAATCCTCGAAGCCGCCGGCGTTCCCGCCGGCGTGGTCAACATCATCACCGGCACGGGGCCGGAGGTCGGCGCGCCAATGACGACGCATCCGGATGTCGACATGGTGTCCTTCACCGGCTCGACCGGCGTCGGCCGCCTGACCATGGCCAATGCTGCCCAGACGCTGAAGAAGGTCTCGCTGGAACTCGGCGGCAAGAACCCGCAGATCGTTTTCCCCGACGCCAATCTCGACGAATTCATCGATGCCGCCGTCTTCGGCGCCTATTTCAATGCCGGCGAATGCTGCAATGCCGGCTCGCGATTGATCCTGCACCGTGACATCGCCGACGAGGTGACGCGCCGCATCGCCGAGCTCTCGGCCAAGGTGAAGGTCGGCGATCCGCTCAATCCGGAAACCCAGGTCGGCGCAATCATCACGCCGCAGCATCTGGAAAAGATCGCCAGCTATGTTTCTGCTGCTTCGAAGGATGGCGCTGCGGTTGCCCATGGCGGCACCGCGCTCGATCTCGGCATGGGCCAGTTCATGGCTCCGACGATCCTTTCTTCCGTGCGCCCGGACATGGCGGTGGCGCGCGAGGAAGTGTTCGGCCCGGTTCTCTCGGTGCTGACCTTCGAGACGACGGAAGAGGCGATCGGCATCGCCAATGCGATCGACTATGGTCTTTCGGCCGGTGTGTGGAGCCGCGACTTCGACACCTGCCTGACGATCGGCCGCCGCGTGCGCGCCGGCACCATCTGGATGAACACCTTCATGGATGGCGCGTCGGAACTGCCCTTCGGCGGCTACCGCCAGTCCGGCCTCGGCCGCGAACTCGGCCGGCATTCGGTCGAGGATTACACCGAGACCAAGACGCTCAACATGCATATGGGGCCGCGTACCGGCTGGTGGATGCCGCGCTAA
- a CDS encoding carbohydrate ABC transporter permease, giving the protein MDSRSRLQDLIPKLVLAPSFLIVLIFVYGFIAYTGFLSMTDSKMLPSYNFVGLSNYSKLWALPHWWRAVSNLAIFAALYIAICSVLGLGLAILLDQKIRAEGFLRPIYLYPMALSFIVTGTAWKWFLDPGIGLENTMHLWGWESFSFNWIKDRNYAIYCVVIAAVWQSTGFIMAMFLAGLRGVDNEIIKAAQIDGAKTSTIYRRIVIPLMRPVFLSAFVVLAHLAIKAYDLIIALTGGGPGQATELPATFMYSYTFTRNQMGIGASSAIIMLVMIFSIIVPYLYSEIRGARR; this is encoded by the coding sequence ATGGATAGCCGCAGTCGCCTGCAGGACCTGATACCGAAGCTGGTGCTTGCCCCGAGCTTCCTCATCGTCCTGATCTTTGTCTATGGCTTTATTGCCTATACCGGCTTTCTGTCGATGACGGACAGCAAGATGCTGCCGTCCTACAATTTCGTCGGGTTAAGCAATTATTCGAAGCTGTGGGCGCTGCCGCACTGGTGGCGGGCGGTGAGCAACCTGGCGATCTTCGCCGCGCTCTATATCGCCATCTGCTCCGTGCTCGGCCTTGGGCTGGCAATCCTGCTCGACCAGAAGATCCGGGCCGAAGGTTTCCTGCGGCCGATCTACCTCTACCCGATGGCACTCTCGTTCATCGTGACCGGAACGGCCTGGAAGTGGTTCCTCGATCCCGGCATCGGCCTTGAGAACACCATGCACCTCTGGGGCTGGGAGAGCTTCTCGTTCAACTGGATCAAGGACCGCAACTACGCGATCTACTGCGTCGTCATTGCCGCGGTCTGGCAGTCGACCGGCTTCATCATGGCGATGTTCCTTGCGGGCCTTCGCGGCGTCGACAACGAGATCATCAAGGCAGCGCAGATCGACGGCGCCAAGACCTCGACGATCTATCGCCGGATCGTCATTCCCCTGATGCGGCCGGTGTTTCTTTCCGCATTCGTGGTGCTCGCGCATCTGGCGATCAAGGCCTACGACCTGATCATCGCGCTTACCGGCGGCGGCCCCGGCCAGGCGACCGAACTGCCGGCGACCTTCATGTATTCCTACACCTTCACCCGCAACCAGATGGGCATCGGCGCGTCCTCGGCGATCATCATGCTGGTGATGATCTTCTCGATCATCGTTCCCTATCTCTATTCCGAAATCCGGGGAGCACGACGCTGA
- a CDS encoding carbohydrate ABC transporter permease gives MSAPSPDNIISHNRLTRALIYTALILFALYSLLPLYVMLVNSVKPLDEIRQGGMLNLPQTFTVEPWLQAWSTAQIGVQPTGLKPFFINSILMVVPAVAISTIIGALNGYVLTKWRFPGANIFFGMLLLSCFIPFQIVLIPMARILGILGIAGSIWGLIFVHVIYGIGFTTLYFRNYYEAFPTELVRAAQIDGASFFQIFWRILLPSSGPIIVVSVIWQFTNIWNDFLFGASFSGPYSTPMTVALNNLVSSSTGVKEYNVHFAGAILAALPTLIVYIVSGRYFVRGLMSGAVKG, from the coding sequence ATGAGCGCTCCGAGCCCAGACAACATCATTTCGCACAACCGCCTCACCCGCGCGTTGATCTACACCGCGCTGATCCTCTTTGCGCTCTATTCGCTGTTGCCGCTCTACGTGATGCTGGTGAACTCGGTGAAGCCGCTCGACGAGATCCGCCAGGGCGGCATGCTCAACCTGCCGCAGACCTTTACAGTCGAGCCGTGGCTTCAGGCCTGGTCGACGGCGCAGATCGGCGTGCAGCCGACCGGCCTGAAACCCTTCTTCATCAACTCGATCCTGATGGTCGTGCCGGCCGTGGCGATCTCGACGATCATCGGCGCACTCAATGGCTATGTGCTGACGAAGTGGCGCTTCCCCGGTGCCAACATCTTCTTCGGCATGCTGCTGCTCTCATGCTTCATCCCGTTCCAGATCGTGCTGATCCCGATGGCACGCATCCTCGGCATCCTTGGGATAGCCGGTTCGATCTGGGGCCTGATCTTCGTCCATGTGATCTACGGCATCGGCTTCACGACGCTCTATTTCCGCAACTACTACGAAGCGTTCCCGACCGAGCTGGTGCGCGCAGCGCAGATCGACGGCGCCAGCTTCTTCCAGATCTTCTGGCGCATCCTGTTGCCGTCCTCCGGTCCGATCATCGTCGTCTCGGTCATCTGGCAGTTCACCAACATCTGGAACGACTTCCTGTTCGGCGCGTCCTTCTCAGGCCCCTATTCGACGCCGATGACGGTCGCGCTGAACAACCTCGTTTCGTCCTCGACAGGCGTCAAGGAATACAACGTCCACTTCGCGGGCGCGATCCTCGCCGCCCTGCCAACGCTCATCGTCTACATCGTGTCCGGCCGCTACTTCGTTCGCGGGCTGATGTCGGGCGCCGTGAAAGGATAA